A window from Culex pipiens pallens isolate TS chromosome 3, TS_CPP_V2, whole genome shotgun sequence encodes these proteins:
- the LOC120431821 gene encoding uncharacterized protein LOC120431821: MRDRVIGWTPLTDRMCVLRVKGRFFNISIINVHSPHSGSEDDDKDAFNEQLNWTYNS, translated from the coding sequence ATGCGCGATCGCGTGATTGGGTGGACCCCGCTCACCGACCGAATGTGCGTGTTGAGGGTTAAGGGCCGTTTCTTCAACATCAGCATCAtaaacgtgcacagcccgcactCAGGAAGCGAAGATGACGACAAGGACGCATTTAACGAGCAGCTGAACTGGACGTACAATAGCTGA